One Faecalispora anaeroviscerum genomic window carries:
- the topA gene encoding type I DNA topoisomerase, with protein sequence MSKLVIVESPAKAKTIKKYLGSGYEVVASMGHVRDLQENRLSVDIKHDFKPKYEIIKGKEKLVQELKNAAEKSESVLLATDPDREGEAISWHLAYILDLDTSLQNRVTFNEITKTGITNGMEHPRTIDLDLVNAQQARRILDRLVGYKLSPFLSQKIRRGLSAGRVQSVSVRLVVDREEEIRAFVPEEYWSIDAKLVPQGARKAFDASFYGDANGKIKITNQQQADDILKSLENAEFRVSKVKKGSRKKSPAPPFITSTLQQEASRKLGFQARRTMKAAQELYEGVEIEGMGAIGLITYMRTDSLRISEDAIHDATAYIEERWGKKYLPDAPRHFKTKANAQDGHEAIRPSTPSITPEQVKSSLSNDQYRLYKLVWERFIACQMANCLQSTTQADITAGEHLFKASGYTVTFDGFTVLYEEGKDEETEQSGALPVLTQDMPLKKKELAGNQHFTQPPPRFTEASLIKALEENGIGRPSTYAATISTITSREYVVRDGKALHPTELGEVTTQLMRERFPKIVNVKFTAQVEKDLDTVQSGETDWIQTLHTFYGDFEKTLKKAKEEMEGVKIQLKEDETDVICEKCGRNMVVKVGRYGKFLACPGYPECKNVKKLVVENGAECPKCGGRVVVKKTKKGRVFYGCNEYPKCDFVSWDEPTMEKCPRCGKTLLRKKGKTPKLYCVTPDCGYEKMEE encoded by the coding sequence ATGTCGAAACTGGTGATTGTTGAGTCACCTGCTAAGGCGAAAACAATCAAGAAGTATTTAGGCTCCGGTTACGAGGTCGTCGCATCCATGGGACATGTTCGCGACCTGCAGGAAAACCGTTTGAGCGTGGATATAAAGCACGATTTTAAGCCGAAGTACGAAATTATTAAGGGAAAGGAAAAGCTGGTACAGGAGCTGAAAAACGCAGCGGAAAAAAGTGAATCTGTACTGCTGGCAACTGACCCTGATCGTGAGGGAGAGGCGATTTCCTGGCACCTTGCCTATATTTTGGATCTCGATACCTCTCTGCAAAACCGCGTGACCTTTAATGAAATTACCAAGACCGGCATCACGAACGGAATGGAGCATCCCCGCACCATAGATCTGGATCTGGTCAATGCTCAGCAGGCCCGCAGAATTTTGGATCGCCTGGTGGGCTATAAGCTCAGCCCGTTTCTTTCGCAGAAAATCCGGCGCGGGCTTTCTGCCGGACGTGTGCAGTCTGTTTCTGTTCGCCTTGTCGTAGACAGAGAAGAGGAAATCCGCGCCTTTGTGCCGGAGGAATACTGGAGCATCGACGCCAAGCTGGTTCCCCAGGGGGCACGCAAGGCGTTCGACGCTTCTTTTTACGGAGATGCCAACGGGAAAATTAAGATTACCAACCAGCAGCAGGCGGATGACATCCTGAAGAGCCTGGAAAACGCGGAGTTCCGTGTATCCAAGGTGAAAAAGGGCTCCCGTAAAAAATCTCCCGCGCCGCCGTTTATCACTTCTACCTTGCAGCAGGAGGCCTCGCGCAAGCTGGGCTTTCAGGCCCGCCGTACCATGAAGGCGGCCCAGGAGCTGTATGAGGGCGTTGAGATCGAGGGCATGGGTGCCATCGGTCTGATTACGTATATGAGAACGGACTCGCTGCGTATTTCGGAGGATGCGATCCACGACGCGACGGCCTATATTGAGGAGCGCTGGGGCAAGAAATATCTACCGGATGCTCCCCGTCACTTCAAGACGAAGGCCAACGCGCAGGACGGCCATGAAGCGATTCGTCCCTCCACCCCCAGCATCACGCCCGAACAGGTGAAAAGCAGCCTGAGCAACGACCAGTATAGGCTGTATAAGCTGGTTTGGGAGCGCTTTATCGCCTGCCAAATGGCTAACTGCCTGCAAAGCACAACGCAGGCCGACATTACCGCCGGTGAGCATCTCTTTAAGGCTTCGGGCTATACGGTCACGTTCGACGGCTTTACCGTGCTGTACGAAGAGGGCAAGGATGAAGAAACCGAGCAGAGCGGTGCGCTGCCTGTGCTTACACAGGATATGCCGCTCAAAAAGAAGGAGCTGGCTGGCAATCAGCACTTTACCCAGCCGCCGCCGCGCTTCACGGAAGCGTCGCTGATCAAAGCGCTGGAAGAAAACGGAATCGGACGCCCGTCTACCTACGCTGCAACGATTTCCACCATCACGAGCCGCGAATATGTTGTGCGCGATGGAAAAGCGCTGCACCCCACCGAGCTGGGTGAGGTCACCACGCAATTGATGCGCGAACGCTTCCCTAAGATCGTCAATGTGAAATTTACCGCGCAGGTCGAAAAGGATCTGGATACCGTTCAGAGCGGAGAAACCGATTGGATACAGACGCTGCATACCTTTTACGGTGACTTTGAAAAGACCCTGAAAAAAGCCAAAGAAGAGATGGAAGGGGTCAAAATCCAGCTCAAAGAGGATGAAACCGATGTCATCTGTGAAAAATGCGGACGGAATATGGTAGTTAAGGTAGGGCGGTATGGCAAATTCCTGGCCTGCCCCGGGTACCCCGAATGCAAGAATGTAAAGAAGCTTGTTGTAGAAAACGGCGCGGAATGCCCTAAATGCGGCGGAAGAGTGGTCGTAAAGAAAACTAAAAAGGGCCGTGTGTTCTATGGCTGCAATGAGTACCCAAAATGCGACTTTGTTTCGTGGGATGAGCCTACCATGGAGAAATGCCCCCGGTGTGGCAAAACCCTGCTGCGTAAAAAGGGCAAAACACCGAAGCTGTATTGTGTAACGCCCGACTGTGGCTATGAGAAAATGGAGGAATAA
- the trmFO gene encoding methylenetetrahydrofolate--tRNA-(uracil(54)-C(5))-methyltransferase (FADH(2)-oxidizing) TrmFO, translating to MKISVIGAGLAGCEAAWQIASRGIKVDLYEMKPVHYTPAHKNSGFAELVCSNSLKAERVASAAGLLKEEMRRLGSLLMQCADKARVPAGGALAVDRDIFSSLVTEQIRSHPLIHVHTEQVQSIPDGGIRVVATGPLTAQGLADDIAIFCAGSLSFYDAAAPIITAESLDMEACFSASRYDKGGDDAYLNCPMNKEEYERFYDALVSAERAPVHGFDVADPKVYEGCMPVEVMAGRGHDTLRFGPLKPVGLRDPKTGHRPWAVVQLRRENAAATLYNLVGFQTNLKFPEQKRVFGLIPALKNAEFVRYGVMHRNTFVNSPKILRSDFSMQADPDLFFAGQLTGVEGYMESAASGLMAGWNAVQRLREQETVVLPPETMIGALSRYLVECDPAHFQPMGANFGILPPFEKQIRDKRERYEALAKRSLDMLLPYTEKDVAVMGGFSDENHC from the coding sequence ATGAAAATATCTGTCATAGGGGCCGGTCTGGCCGGCTGTGAGGCGGCCTGGCAGATTGCCTCCCGGGGGATCAAGGTGGACTTGTACGAAATGAAGCCGGTTCACTATACTCCCGCCCACAAAAACTCTGGCTTTGCAGAGCTGGTTTGCTCCAATTCGCTCAAGGCAGAGCGGGTTGCCAGTGCGGCCGGGCTGTTGAAAGAAGAAATGCGCCGGCTGGGTTCTTTGCTGATGCAGTGTGCGGACAAGGCTCGTGTGCCGGCTGGTGGAGCGCTGGCGGTGGACCGCGACATTTTTTCCTCGCTTGTCACCGAGCAAATCCGCAGCCATCCGTTAATCCACGTTCATACGGAACAGGTACAGAGCATCCCGGACGGTGGCATTCGCGTGGTTGCCACCGGTCCGCTGACAGCGCAGGGCCTTGCGGACGACATAGCAATCTTCTGTGCGGGCAGCCTGAGCTTTTACGACGCGGCCGCGCCCATTATCACGGCGGAAAGCCTTGATATGGAAGCGTGTTTTTCCGCTTCTCGGTATGATAAGGGCGGCGACGACGCATACTTGAACTGCCCGATGAACAAAGAGGAATACGAGCGCTTTTACGATGCGCTGGTGTCTGCCGAACGCGCGCCGGTTCATGGTTTTGATGTGGCCGACCCCAAAGTATACGAGGGCTGCATGCCGGTAGAGGTTATGGCCGGGCGCGGGCACGATACACTTCGGTTTGGCCCGCTCAAGCCGGTCGGGCTGCGAGACCCCAAAACGGGGCATCGTCCCTGGGCGGTGGTTCAGCTTCGCCGCGAGAATGCCGCCGCAACACTGTATAATCTGGTCGGCTTCCAAACCAACCTGAAGTTCCCCGAGCAAAAGCGGGTGTTTGGGCTAATTCCGGCACTGAAAAATGCCGAATTTGTCCGCTACGGTGTGATGCACCGCAATACGTTTGTCAATTCCCCCAAAATACTGCGCTCCGATTTCAGCATGCAGGCAGACCCTGATCTATTTTTTGCGGGTCAGCTTACCGGGGTGGAAGGTTATATGGAATCTGCGGCATCCGGCTTGATGGCCGGGTGGAATGCCGTACAGCGCCTGCGGGAGCAGGAGACCGTCGTTTTGCCACCGGAGACGATGATCGGCGCGCTGAGCCGGTATCTGGTGGAATGCGATCCCGCACATTTTCAGCCTATGGGGGCGAATTTTGGCATTTTGCCGCCATTTGAAAAACAAATTCGTGATAAAAGAGAACGGTATGAGGCATTGGCAAAGCGATCTTTGGACATGCTTCTACCATATACCGAGAAAGACGTTGCTGTAATGGGAGGTTTTTCCGATGAAAATCATTGTTGA
- the plsX gene encoding phosphate acyltransferase PlsX, producing the protein MKIIVDAFGGDNAPLEILKGCEAAVKSLDIDIILTGREEEIQKVAEENEISLERMEIVDAPEVLTMDDHAGAIMKEKSDSSMAEGLRLVAEGKGDAFLSAGNSGSLVVGATMIVKRIKGIKRVAFAPMVPNSKGFFMLIDSGANVDCRPEMLLQFGIMGSIYLDKVIGVKNPRVALANVGTEDHKGGDLQHAAFAMLKDSKLNFIGNIEARDISNDGADVVVADGFTGNIILKMFEGVVTMVMGKFKEVFTKNTKNKMATAMLLKDMTALKKSMDYNEYGGAPVIGAAKPVFKVHGSAKARTVESALRLTKAYVEKNVTEEISRAISEQE; encoded by the coding sequence ATGAAAATCATTGTTGATGCGTTCGGAGGCGACAATGCGCCGCTGGAAATTCTGAAGGGCTGCGAGGCCGCTGTCAAGAGTTTGGATATCGATATTATTCTCACGGGCCGGGAGGAAGAAATCCAAAAGGTTGCTGAAGAGAATGAAATCTCTTTGGAGCGCATGGAAATTGTAGACGCGCCCGAAGTGCTCACCATGGATGACCATGCGGGTGCGATCATGAAGGAAAAAAGTGATTCCTCCATGGCGGAGGGCCTGCGCCTTGTTGCCGAAGGTAAGGGTGACGCATTTCTGTCTGCCGGGAACAGCGGTTCGCTGGTGGTTGGCGCTACCATGATCGTCAAGCGCATTAAGGGGATCAAGCGCGTTGCGTTTGCCCCCATGGTTCCGAACAGCAAAGGCTTCTTTATGCTCATCGACAGTGGCGCCAATGTGGACTGCCGCCCCGAAATGCTGCTGCAGTTTGGAATTATGGGCTCCATCTACCTTGATAAAGTGATCGGCGTGAAAAATCCTCGCGTTGCGCTGGCAAACGTCGGTACGGAGGATCACAAGGGCGGCGATCTGCAGCACGCGGCGTTTGCCATGCTCAAGGATTCCAAGTTGAACTTTATCGGCAATATCGAAGCGCGCGACATTTCGAACGATGGCGCGGATGTTGTTGTGGCGGATGGTTTTACCGGCAACATTATCCTGAAAATGTTTGAGGGTGTTGTCACAATGGTTATGGGCAAGTTTAAGGAAGTGTTTACCAAGAACACTAAAAATAAAATGGCAACGGCGATGCTGCTTAAGGATATGACCGCGCTGAAAAAATCCATGGACTACAACGAGTACGGCGGTGCGCCGGTTATCGGCGCGGCAAAGCCGGTGTTCAAGGTACACGGCAGCGCTAAGGCGCGTACAGTAGAAAGCGCCCTGCGCCTGACTAAGGCCTATGTAGAAAAGAATGTAACAGAAGAAATCAGCCGCGCCATCTCCGAACAGGAGTAG
- the rnc gene encoding ribonuclease III, translating to MQKSNLKDLEEKLQYHFQNPQYLITAMTHSSYANEVKSAGHSNERLEFLGDSVLSIVVADYLFKHCPNLPEGDLTKNRAALVCEKALCGFSRQLGLGEYLMLSRGEQNSGGRERPSILADAFEALIAAIYLDAGMERAREFILRFVLPVLQTAKPKAFKDYKTALQEIIQQNPEEQLEYILIGESGPDHDKHFTVEVCLNSNVIGKGGGRSKKEAEQQAAREALELMGY from the coding sequence ATGCAAAAGTCAAATCTCAAAGATCTGGAAGAAAAATTGCAATATCATTTTCAAAACCCGCAATATCTAATTACCGCCATGACCCATTCCTCTTACGCAAATGAGGTGAAGTCGGCCGGGCACAGCAACGAGCGTTTAGAATTTTTGGGTGATTCCGTGCTCAGCATTGTTGTGGCGGATTACCTGTTCAAGCACTGTCCAAATCTGCCGGAAGGTGATCTGACGAAGAATCGGGCGGCGCTGGTTTGTGAAAAAGCGTTGTGCGGATTTTCGCGCCAGCTGGGGCTGGGGGAATACCTCATGCTCAGCCGCGGCGAGCAGAATTCCGGCGGGCGCGAGCGGCCGTCGATTCTGGCGGATGCGTTCGAGGCCCTGATCGCCGCGATTTATCTCGATGCCGGCATGGAGCGTGCGCGGGAATTTATTTTGCGCTTTGTTCTGCCCGTGCTGCAGACTGCAAAGCCAAAGGCGTTTAAGGACTATAAGACCGCCCTGCAGGAGATCATTCAGCAGAATCCCGAGGAACAGCTTGAATATATACTGATCGGCGAAAGCGGCCCCGACCACGACAAGCATTTTACCGTTGAGGTGTGCCTGAACAGCAATGTGATTGGCAAGGGCGGCGGACGCAGTAAAAAAGAGGCGGAGCAGCAGGCAGCACGTGAAGCGTTGGAGCTGATGGGCTATTGA
- the smc gene encoding chromosome segregation protein SMC, which translates to MLLKSLELQGFKTFPDKTVLHFDRGITAVVGPNGSGKSNVSDAIRWVLGEQSARVLRCSKMEDVIFGGTPARKAQGYAEVTLTFDNTDRQLEFDNDQVSVTRRYYRSGESEYLLNKNTVRLRDVHELFMDTGMGRDGYSMIGQGKIDSIVAARSEDRREIFEEAAGISRFRYRKGESERRLQQAQENLVRLHDIFSELEARVGPLREQAEKAKQYLEYSGEKRTLEIGLWLNTLGHSGQILRDYEDKLLLARGQQEDIDKRAAELEKQIEENYQAVNACTVRMDEARTLASSKEEEAARKDGEAAVLENDREHNRQNQERILHELENSSLSDEDLRKEIEEKQRQIEEKDRFVLSRQEEVTGVSKRLEELRGSMEQYSGQMEEQTHRLTQLTAEVSQAKIREMTAVTAISEIELRRATVQQALQSRDQKRRELESEEQECAALLQKAEDTISALTNTARGFEMRLESRQKRLEEARRKSEQLRLDAGEQARRVKLLEEMERNLEGFAHSVKTVMKEVERGSLAGIYGPVSRLLQVPAEYATAVETALGAAMQNIVVETEQDAKRAINLLKQKDSGRATFLPISTIRGNLLQEQGLSECSGFVGVAFSVCGCDPKYAGILRSLLGRIAIAEDLDSAVAIAKRFSYRFRVVTLDGQVVNTGGSLTGGSLAKNAGLLGRTAQMEQARRSAAALSQKAEEAEVALKAAQAEFSAAQASLSASQAELSTAKEDRVNLQAEYGRVRSERQSLEGGAQELAAEQSKSEQRLGELREQREQAQRDAGTLEEQIEALRQSVSQMTGDREELDKRYQALTDALQEARMTALSAQKEKEALSTAAEELENRRLNFAGLAERLNQELEQLRENDRAIEQQAQQLRAQAQQLRDSAAASRESVEDIARQRAELEAQAARLRAQEREQSSARDTIGQELARLEERRANVQKEYDEIISRLWEEYELTRREAEEISPRLEDVSAAKKRLNELKGKIKALGTVNVAAVEEYKEVSQRYEFLKEQIGDVEKSRDELRKLIGELTQKMQELFLQRFEKIRQNFSETFRSLFGGGTAGLTLSQPEDVLGSGIDISVQPPGKIVTHLESLSGGEKALVAIALYFAIMKVNPPPFCVLDEIEAALDDVNVDRFAGYLRGMNQNTQFIVITHRRGTMEEADVLYGVTMQDEGVSKLLELRASEIEQKLGIRQG; encoded by the coding sequence GTGCTGTTAAAGTCTTTGGAGCTTCAAGGCTTCAAAACCTTTCCCGATAAAACGGTGTTACATTTCGACCGCGGCATTACCGCGGTGGTTGGCCCGAATGGCAGCGGGAAAAGCAACGTCAGCGACGCCATCCGCTGGGTGCTGGGGGAGCAATCGGCCCGCGTGCTTCGCTGCTCGAAGATGGAGGATGTGATTTTCGGCGGAACTCCGGCGCGCAAGGCGCAGGGCTACGCGGAGGTTACCCTCACCTTTGACAACACCGACCGCCAGCTGGAGTTTGACAATGACCAGGTTTCCGTTACCCGCCGGTATTACCGTTCGGGGGAAAGCGAATACCTGCTCAATAAAAACACGGTGCGCCTGCGCGATGTTCACGAGCTGTTTATGGATACCGGTATGGGGCGCGACGGCTATTCGATGATCGGGCAGGGCAAGATCGACAGCATTGTCGCCGCCCGCAGTGAAGACAGGCGTGAGATTTTCGAAGAGGCTGCGGGAATTTCACGCTTCCGATACCGCAAGGGCGAATCGGAGCGGCGGCTTCAGCAGGCGCAGGAAAATTTGGTGCGCCTGCACGACATTTTCTCAGAGCTGGAAGCCCGCGTCGGCCCTCTGCGCGAGCAGGCGGAAAAAGCAAAGCAATATTTGGAATACTCTGGGGAAAAGCGAACGCTTGAAATCGGCCTATGGCTGAATACATTGGGGCACTCCGGTCAGATTCTGCGTGACTATGAAGATAAGCTGCTTCTGGCTCGCGGCCAGCAAGAGGATATCGACAAACGCGCCGCAGAGTTGGAAAAACAAATTGAAGAAAATTATCAGGCGGTCAACGCCTGTACCGTACGAATGGATGAGGCGAGAACGCTCGCTTCCTCCAAAGAAGAAGAAGCCGCCCGAAAGGACGGCGAGGCGGCCGTTCTGGAGAACGACCGAGAACATAACCGGCAAAATCAGGAGCGAATTCTGCACGAGCTGGAAAACTCCTCCCTTTCCGACGAGGATCTGCGCAAGGAGATTGAAGAAAAGCAGCGCCAGATCGAGGAGAAGGATCGTTTTGTACTGAGCCGGCAGGAAGAGGTAACCGGTGTTTCCAAACGTCTGGAGGAGCTGCGCGGCTCAATGGAGCAGTATTCTGGCCAGATGGAGGAGCAGACCCACCGTCTGACGCAGCTGACGGCGGAGGTGTCGCAGGCTAAAATCCGCGAGATGACAGCGGTCACCGCCATTTCTGAAATCGAACTGCGCCGTGCTACCGTGCAGCAGGCACTGCAATCGCGCGATCAGAAGCGCCGGGAGCTGGAGTCGGAGGAGCAGGAATGCGCCGCTCTTCTGCAAAAGGCGGAGGATACCATTTCCGCACTGACCAATACGGCCCGCGGCTTTGAAATGCGGCTCGAATCCCGGCAGAAGCGCTTGGAAGAAGCCCGCCGGAAGAGCGAGCAGCTCCGACTGGACGCCGGGGAGCAGGCGCGGCGCGTGAAGCTCCTCGAAGAAATGGAGCGCAATCTCGAGGGGTTTGCGCACAGCGTCAAAACTGTAATGAAGGAAGTGGAGCGCGGCAGCCTGGCCGGTATTTATGGCCCGGTTTCGCGGTTGCTGCAGGTTCCCGCCGAGTACGCCACAGCGGTGGAAACGGCCCTTGGGGCCGCCATGCAGAATATTGTGGTGGAAACGGAGCAGGACGCGAAACGGGCGATCAACCTGTTAAAGCAAAAGGATTCGGGACGTGCCACCTTCCTGCCAATCTCCACCATTCGCGGGAATCTGCTGCAGGAGCAGGGGCTTTCCGAATGCTCCGGATTTGTCGGCGTGGCGTTTTCCGTTTGCGGGTGCGACCCGAAATACGCGGGCATTCTGCGTTCGCTTTTGGGCCGCATCGCGATTGCCGAGGATTTGGACAGCGCCGTTGCCATTGCGAAGCGTTTTTCTTACCGCTTCCGCGTCGTGACGCTGGACGGTCAGGTGGTTAACACAGGCGGTTCCCTCACCGGCGGCTCTCTGGCAAAAAACGCCGGGCTGCTGGGCCGTACGGCGCAGATGGAGCAGGCCAGACGCAGCGCCGCCGCGCTGTCACAAAAGGCAGAGGAAGCCGAGGTCGCGCTCAAGGCGGCGCAGGCCGAGTTTTCCGCCGCGCAGGCTTCGCTGTCTGCTTCACAGGCAGAGCTCAGCACAGCAAAAGAGGATCGCGTGAATTTGCAGGCCGAGTATGGGCGCGTGCGCTCGGAACGGCAGTCTCTTGAGGGCGGCGCGCAGGAGCTGGCCGCGGAGCAATCAAAGTCCGAACAACGGCTCGGCGAGCTGCGGGAGCAGAGGGAACAGGCTCAACGTGATGCCGGAACGTTGGAAGAACAGATTGAAGCACTCCGTCAAAGCGTAAGCCAGATGACCGGCGACCGTGAGGAGCTGGACAAACGCTATCAGGCTTTGACGGATGCCTTGCAGGAAGCGCGGATGACGGCGCTCTCCGCACAAAAGGAAAAGGAAGCGCTTTCTACCGCTGCCGAGGAGCTGGAGAACCGACGCCTGAATTTCGCAGGGCTGGCGGAGCGCCTGAATCAGGAATTGGAGCAGCTCCGTGAAAACGACCGTGCAATCGAACAGCAGGCGCAGCAGTTAAGGGCGCAGGCACAACAATTGCGAGATTCCGCCGCCGCTTCTCGCGAAAGCGTAGAGGACATTGCGCGTCAGCGGGCGGAACTGGAAGCACAGGCCGCGCGTCTGCGGGCGCAGGAGCGCGAACAATCCTCCGCGCGGGATACCATCGGGCAGGAACTGGCCCGTTTGGAAGAGCGGCGCGCCAATGTGCAAAAGGAATACGATGAAATTATTTCCCGCTTGTGGGAAGAATACGAACTAACCCGGCGCGAGGCCGAAGAGATCAGCCCGCGTTTGGAGGATGTTTCCGCTGCGAAAAAACGCCTGAACGAGCTCAAGGGCAAAATCAAGGCGCTCGGCACGGTAAACGTGGCCGCAGTGGAGGAATACAAAGAGGTTTCGCAGCGGTACGAATTTTTAAAGGAGCAGATCGGCGACGTGGAGAAATCCCGCGACGAGCTGCGAAAGCTGATCGGCGAGCTGACCCAGAAAATGCAGGAGTTGTTTTTGCAGCGTTTTGAGAAAATTCGGCAAAATTTTTCAGAAACCTTCCGTTCTCTTTTCGGCGGCGGTACTGCTGGATTGACATTAAGCCAGCCGGAGGATGTTCTGGGTTCAGGAATCGACATTTCCGTTCAGCCGCCCGGGAAAATCGTCACGCATCTGGAATCGCTTTCGGGCGGTGAAAAAGCGCTGGTGGCCATTGCGCTGTATTTCGCAATTATGAAGGTCAATCCGCCGCCGTTCTGCGTGCTGGATGAAATCGAGGCCGCGCTTG
- a CDS encoding elongator complex protein 3 — MKHANVAIFVPHAGCPQRCSFCSQNSITGQARLPTVDEVRSTLKTAEENLKEKSRFAEIAFFGGSFTAIDRGDMLALLEAAAPSVRDGIFSGIRISTRPDAIDKQVLELLRQYGVTTIELGAQSMDDTVLQRNRRGHTAEQVRQASRLIQEMGFSLGLQMMTGLLGDNAAGAMRTAKAFAALKPDCVRIYPTIVMKGTELAQWYQSGEYVPMELDETVELCCNLLELFGSRLIPVIRLGLHSSPEMQRDRIAGPWHPAFRELCESRLFLRRLLAFLERKQILPGCVEIHVSPQWVSKAVGQSRCNLFELSRRGYAAHVVPNPSVNPAEFQVHALI; from the coding sequence TTGAAGCACGCAAATGTGGCGATTTTCGTCCCTCACGCTGGCTGCCCGCAGCGATGCTCCTTTTGCAGCCAGAACAGCATCACGGGTCAGGCGCGGTTGCCAACGGTGGATGAGGTTCGAAGCACCCTAAAAACAGCTGAAGAAAATCTGAAAGAAAAAAGCCGTTTCGCGGAAATCGCTTTTTTCGGCGGCAGCTTTACAGCAATTGATCGCGGCGATATGCTCGCTCTGCTGGAAGCCGCCGCTCCTTCTGTCAGGGACGGGATTTTCTCGGGGATTCGCATTTCTACCCGGCCCGACGCGATAGACAAGCAGGTTCTGGAGCTGCTGCGCCAATACGGTGTAACAACGATTGAGCTGGGCGCACAAAGCATGGATGACACTGTGCTGCAGCGAAACCGGCGCGGCCATACGGCGGAGCAGGTGCGGCAGGCGTCGCGGCTGATACAGGAGATGGGATTTTCTCTTGGGCTGCAGATGATGACAGGTCTTTTGGGCGATAACGCCGCCGGTGCGATGAGAACTGCCAAAGCCTTTGCCGCGCTGAAACCGGACTGCGTAAGAATTTACCCGACCATCGTTATGAAGGGCACAGAGCTTGCTCAGTGGTATCAGTCGGGGGAATATGTTCCGATGGAACTGGATGAAACCGTGGAGCTATGCTGCAACCTGCTGGAACTGTTCGGCAGCCGCTTAATCCCGGTGATCCGTTTGGGGCTGCACAGCTCTCCCGAAATGCAGCGGGATCGTATTGCGGGGCCATGGCACCCGGCGTTTCGCGAGCTTTGTGAAAGCAGGCTCTTTCTGCGTCGGCTGCTCGCCTTTCTGGAGCGCAAGCAAATTTTGCCGGGGTGTGTCGAAATCCACGTTTCCCCACAGTGGGTTTCAAAGGCGGTGGGGCAGAGCCGGTGCAATCTTTTCGAGCTGTCCCGGCGGGGCTATGCTGCCCATGTGGTGCCTAATCCGTCGGTAAACCCGGCTGAATTTCAGGTGCATGCTCTTATCTGA